The following proteins are encoded in a genomic region of Streptomyces sp. NBC_01723:
- a CDS encoding ABC transporter permease: protein MSAATATPTDDARISLRGHARHTSALVRRNLLWIRQDPESMFDALLMPVVFTLLFVYVFGGSIGQALGGGQDGYVQYVIPGMIAMMSMTLSQGVGTGFSQDFNSGVMDRFRSLPIGRGSVLFAKIAVEMVRMLFATAVLMIVAVLVGFDINHWVGLFAAVGLSAVFASSIMWVFLTLGVILKNAQSVQAMGFLVLFPLQFGSSIFAPPQSMPGWLQAFTDYNPLSTLADAARGLMVGGPVAHDLWITLGWSVAITAVMAPVAIHKFRTKS, encoded by the coding sequence ATGAGCGCCGCCACTGCCACTCCCACAGACGACGCCCGCATCTCGCTGCGCGGCCACGCCCGTCACACCAGCGCCCTGGTCCGCCGCAACCTGCTCTGGATCCGGCAGGACCCGGAGTCGATGTTCGACGCGCTGCTGATGCCGGTCGTCTTCACCCTGCTGTTCGTGTACGTCTTCGGCGGGTCGATCGGCCAGGCCCTGGGCGGCGGGCAGGACGGCTATGTGCAGTACGTGATCCCCGGCATGATCGCGATGATGAGCATGACGCTGTCCCAGGGCGTGGGCACCGGGTTCAGCCAGGACTTCAACTCCGGTGTCATGGACCGCTTCCGGTCGCTGCCGATCGGGCGCGGCTCGGTGCTCTTCGCGAAGATCGCGGTGGAGATGGTGCGGATGCTCTTCGCCACCGCCGTGCTGATGATCGTCGCCGTGCTGGTCGGCTTCGACATCAACCACTGGGTCGGGCTGTTCGCGGCCGTGGGGCTGTCCGCGGTGTTCGCCTCGTCGATCATGTGGGTGTTCCTCACCCTCGGGGTGATCCTGAAGAACGCGCAGTCCGTGCAGGCGATGGGCTTCCTGGTGCTGTTCCCGCTGCAGTTCGGCTCCTCGATCTTCGCTCCGCCGCAGTCGATGCCGGGCTGGCTCCAGGCCTTCACCGACTACAACCCGCTGTCCACGCTCGCCGACGCGGCGCGCGGCCTGATGGTGGGCGGTCCGGTCGCGCACGACCTGTGGATCACGCTCGGCTGGTCGGTGGCGATCACGGCGGTGATGGCGCCGGTCGCCATCCACAAGTTCCGCACGAAGAGCTGA
- a CDS encoding AfsR/SARP family transcriptional regulator: MGPVRYRILGTTQVLRPDGTAVPLGGARLRALLTVLALRSGRAVPVGLLVEEVWDGDPPADAPGALQALVGRLRRALGADAVASADGGYRLTAAPDDVDLHRFDRLVGEGSRALADGDPAKAAAVLDDALALWCGPALADLPDRTAEAARWETRHLDALRARHTAALDLGAAERSLPELTALCDGHPLDESLQALRLRALRDTGRTAEALAAYEAVRHLLADRLGTDPGPELRALHAELLAPGERVTPTAPGDRPAPGDRPAPAEPPREATPRPRGNLRARLTSFVGRDADLKCLRADLATTRLVTLLGPGGAGKTRLSQEAAEGAGDTAQDGVWLAELAPVDDPDAVPEAVLTALGARETVLYGAGAEEMRAVGADRRTTAVERLVEHCGRRRMLIVLDNCEHVVEAAARLTEELLARCPHLTVLATSREPLGVPGESLRPVEPLPEPAALRLLADRGAAARPGFRPDADEDTAAACAEICRRLDGLPLAIELAAARLRMLTPRQIADRLDDRFRLLTSGSRTVLPRQQTLRAVVDWSWDLLDGDEREVLGRLSVFAGGCDLAAAEAVCGPAALDALGSLVDKSLVVATPVTDRQTGDGMRYRLLETVAEYAGERLDETGGRAAAERAHLTYYREFARTTDPLLRGPQQLAAIERLEREYENVRTALRHAIVERDEQEALSLSLSLVWYWQMRDLRVEARNWFVEIMALGPDPFAEPVRPALPVWERCTAAPPPMTGEVLAEARRGVHLAHLACMDTELDAWQRPAAQSKLRVIAATYEPGMPQTCRSPGVLWFFAVLLAGDIERLREIQDATVRTCRDTPGYEWELAGALQMRANMLANRTDWAGDATRDADESLEIYGRLGDAWGMAEALSGRAEARERTGEYALAAADYRAAAEHAERLGAHAQVDVLDARLGSVLLEAGDEEQGERILRDVIERNRGTGHNGAMPAARLFLAGRLGMTGRTAEAREQLRLLREEFSIAHFVVFDAFILAAEAWLATLEDRHEECLAKVRKSLERAEAPLSAAIAPHMRSAYLTIAAMALARVDGGRRAADGARCMGAAEAMLPPGHVSSGMERDARVRAVERVRSALGAEAYDAAYAEGGRLSPGEAVALV; this comes from the coding sequence ATGGGGCCCGTGCGCTATCGCATCCTCGGCACCACACAGGTACTCCGTCCCGACGGCACGGCCGTCCCGCTCGGCGGGGCACGGTTGCGTGCGCTGCTGACCGTGCTCGCGCTCAGGTCCGGCCGCGCCGTGCCCGTGGGGCTGCTGGTGGAGGAGGTGTGGGACGGGGATCCGCCCGCCGACGCGCCGGGAGCCCTCCAAGCCCTGGTCGGGCGGCTGCGCCGGGCGCTCGGCGCGGACGCGGTCGCCTCGGCCGACGGCGGGTACCGGCTCACCGCAGCCCCGGACGACGTCGACCTGCACCGCTTCGACCGGCTGGTCGGGGAGGGCAGCCGCGCCCTCGCCGACGGCGACCCCGCGAAGGCGGCCGCCGTGCTCGACGACGCCCTCGCCCTGTGGTGCGGCCCCGCCCTCGCCGACCTGCCCGACCGCACCGCCGAGGCGGCCCGCTGGGAGACCAGGCACCTGGACGCCCTGCGCGCCCGGCACACCGCCGCCCTCGACCTCGGGGCGGCCGAGCGCTCCCTGCCCGAGCTGACCGCGCTGTGCGACGGCCACCCCCTGGACGAATCCCTCCAGGCGCTGCGGCTGCGCGCCCTGCGCGACACCGGCCGCACCGCCGAGGCACTGGCCGCCTACGAGGCCGTACGGCACCTGCTCGCCGACCGGCTCGGCACCGACCCCGGGCCCGAGCTGCGGGCCCTGCACGCGGAGCTGCTCGCGCCCGGGGAACGGGTGACGCCCACGGCACCCGGCGACCGGCCCGCACCCGGCGACCGGCCCGCGCCCGCCGAGCCACCCCGCGAGGCGACCCCCCGCCCCCGGGGCAACCTCCGTGCCCGGCTCACCTCCTTCGTCGGCCGGGACGCCGACCTGAAGTGCCTGCGCGCCGACCTGGCGACCACGCGTCTCGTCACCCTCCTCGGGCCCGGCGGCGCCGGAAAGACCCGCCTGTCGCAGGAGGCCGCCGAGGGCGCCGGGGACACCGCACAGGACGGCGTGTGGCTCGCCGAACTGGCCCCCGTCGACGACCCCGACGCCGTACCCGAGGCCGTGCTGACCGCCCTCGGCGCCCGCGAGACCGTGCTGTACGGCGCGGGTGCCGAGGAGATGCGGGCGGTCGGCGCCGACCGGCGGACCACCGCCGTCGAGCGCCTCGTCGAACACTGCGGCCGGCGCCGCATGCTGATCGTCCTCGACAACTGCGAGCACGTCGTGGAGGCCGCCGCCCGCCTCACCGAGGAACTGCTCGCCCGCTGCCCCCACCTGACCGTCCTCGCCACCAGCCGCGAACCCCTCGGCGTACCGGGGGAGTCCCTGCGCCCGGTGGAGCCGCTGCCCGAACCCGCCGCGCTGCGGCTGCTCGCCGACCGCGGCGCCGCCGCCCGCCCCGGCTTCCGCCCCGACGCCGACGAGGACACCGCCGCCGCCTGCGCCGAGATCTGCCGCCGCCTCGACGGCCTGCCGCTTGCCATCGAACTGGCCGCCGCCCGGCTGCGCATGCTCACCCCGCGCCAGATCGCCGACCGCCTGGACGACCGCTTCCGCCTGCTCACCTCCGGCAGCCGCACCGTCCTGCCCCGCCAGCAGACCCTGCGCGCGGTCGTCGACTGGTCCTGGGACCTCCTGGACGGCGACGAGCGGGAGGTGCTGGGCCGACTCTCCGTCTTCGCCGGCGGCTGCGACCTCGCCGCCGCCGAGGCCGTGTGCGGGCCCGCCGCCCTGGACGCCCTCGGCTCCCTCGTGGACAAGTCCCTCGTCGTCGCCACGCCCGTGACCGACCGGCAGACCGGCGACGGCATGCGCTACCGGCTCCTGGAGACCGTCGCCGAGTACGCCGGCGAACGCCTCGACGAGACCGGCGGCCGCGCCGCCGCCGAACGCGCCCACCTGACGTACTACCGCGAATTCGCCCGCACCACGGACCCGTTGCTGCGCGGCCCGCAGCAGCTCGCCGCCATCGAGCGGCTGGAGCGCGAGTACGAGAACGTGCGCACCGCCCTGCGCCACGCCATCGTGGAGCGCGACGAGCAGGAGGCGCTGTCCCTCTCCCTGTCCCTGGTCTGGTACTGGCAGATGCGCGACCTGCGGGTGGAGGCCCGGAACTGGTTCGTCGAGATCATGGCCCTCGGTCCCGACCCGTTCGCCGAACCGGTCCGCCCCGCCCTGCCGGTGTGGGAGCGCTGTACCGCCGCCCCGCCCCCGATGACCGGCGAGGTCCTCGCCGAGGCCCGGCGTGGGGTGCACCTGGCCCACCTGGCCTGCATGGACACGGAACTGGACGCCTGGCAGCGGCCCGCGGCCCAGAGCAAGCTGCGGGTCATCGCGGCGACGTACGAGCCGGGCATGCCGCAGACCTGCCGCAGCCCCGGGGTGCTCTGGTTCTTCGCCGTGCTGCTCGCCGGTGACATCGAGCGGTTGCGCGAGATCCAGGACGCCACCGTGCGGACCTGCCGCGACACCCCGGGCTACGAGTGGGAGCTGGCCGGCGCTCTCCAGATGCGCGCCAACATGCTGGCCAACCGCACCGACTGGGCGGGCGACGCCACCCGCGACGCCGACGAGTCGCTGGAGATCTACGGCCGCCTCGGCGACGCCTGGGGCATGGCCGAAGCCCTCTCCGGACGCGCCGAGGCCCGCGAACGCACCGGCGAGTACGCACTCGCCGCCGCCGACTACCGGGCCGCCGCGGAACACGCCGAGCGGCTCGGCGCGCACGCCCAGGTGGACGTCCTCGACGCCCGCCTCGGCAGCGTGCTGCTGGAGGCGGGCGACGAGGAGCAGGGCGAGCGCATCCTGCGCGACGTGATCGAGCGGAACCGCGGCACCGGTCACAACGGCGCGATGCCCGCCGCCCGGCTCTTCCTCGCCGGCCGGCTCGGCATGACCGGCCGTACCGCCGAAGCGCGCGAGCAACTGCGTCTGCTGCGCGAGGAGTTCAGCATCGCCCACTTCGTGGTCTTCGACGCCTTCATCCTCGCCGCGGAGGCATGGCTCGCCACGCTGGAGGACCGGCACGAGGAGTGCCTGGCCAAGGTCCGCAAGTCCCTGGAACGGGCGGAGGCCCCACTCTCCGCGGCCATCGCCCCGCACATGCGGTCCGCCTACCTGACCATCGCCGCGATGGCGCTGGCCCGCGTGGACGGCGGGCGCCGGGCCGCGGACGGCGCACGGTGCATGGGTGCCGCCGAGGCGATGCTGCCGCCCGGCCACGTGTCGTCCGGCATGGAGCGGGACGCGCGCGTCCGGGCCGTCGAGCGGGTGCGCTCGGCGCTCGGCGCCGAGGCGTACGACGCCGCGTACGCCGAGGGCGGCCGCCTCTCCCCCGGGGAGGCCGTCGCCCTCGTATGA
- the npdG gene encoding NADPH-dependent F420 reductase, with translation MTSTDSAAQKAPAKDPWDLPDVSGLVVGVLGGTGPQGKGLAYRLARAGQKVIIGSRAAERAEAAAAELGHGVEGADNAETARRSDVVIVAVPWEGHGKTLESLRAELAGKLVVDCVNPLGFDKKGAYALKPEEGSAAEQAAALLPDSRVTAAFHHLSAVLLQDPEIDEIDTDVMVLGEDRADVERVQALAGRIPGMRGIFAGRLRNAHQVESLVANLISVNRRYKAHAGLRVTDV, from the coding sequence ATGACCTCTACCGACAGTGCCGCACAGAAGGCCCCCGCCAAGGACCCCTGGGACCTGCCCGACGTCTCCGGGCTGGTCGTGGGCGTGCTCGGCGGCACCGGCCCGCAGGGCAAGGGCCTCGCGTACCGCCTCGCCAGGGCCGGCCAGAAGGTGATCATCGGCTCGCGCGCCGCCGAACGCGCGGAGGCCGCCGCCGCGGAACTCGGGCACGGCGTCGAGGGCGCCGACAACGCCGAGACCGCCCGCCGCAGCGACGTCGTGATCGTCGCCGTGCCCTGGGAGGGCCACGGCAAGACCCTCGAATCCCTGCGCGCGGAGCTGGCCGGCAAGCTCGTCGTCGACTGCGTCAACCCGCTCGGCTTCGACAAGAAGGGCGCCTACGCGCTCAAGCCCGAGGAGGGCAGCGCCGCCGAGCAGGCCGCCGCCCTGCTGCCGGACAGCAGGGTCACCGCCGCCTTCCACCACCTCTCGGCGGTCCTCCTCCAGGACCCGGAGATCGACGAGATCGACACCGACGTGATGGTGCTCGGCGAGGACCGCGCCGACGTGGAGAGGGTGCAGGCCCTCGCCGGACGCATCCCCGGCATGCGCGGCATCTTCGCCGGACGGCTGCGCAACGCCCACCAGGTCGAGTCGCTGGTCGCCAACCTGATCTCCGTCAACCGCCGCTACAAGGCACACGCCGGGCTCCGCGTCACGGACGTGTGA
- a CDS encoding site-2 protease family protein — protein sequence MTTATARPSDRRVSPVFLGIVAVAAVTGWATWSGFAEQPGPALFLFVTAAWVVSLCLHEYAHARTALHSGDISVGAKGYLTLNPVKYTHALLSIVLPVLFVIMGGIGLPGGAVFIERGRIRGRWRHSLISAAGPLTNVLFAVVCTAPFWLDALDGVPRDFRLALAFLALLQVTAAILNFLPVPGLDGYGVIEPWLSYNVRRQVEPLAPFGLLIVFALLWIPAVNGVFFDAIDAILRGLGIGETDTYCGFELYRFWQTDELCTVAG from the coding sequence ATGACCACCGCCACCGCCCGCCCCAGTGACCGGCGGGTCAGTCCCGTCTTCCTCGGGATCGTCGCCGTCGCCGCGGTCACGGGGTGGGCCACCTGGAGTGGGTTCGCAGAGCAGCCGGGGCCGGCCCTCTTCCTGTTCGTGACGGCGGCGTGGGTCGTCTCGCTGTGCCTGCACGAGTACGCGCACGCCCGCACCGCGCTGCACAGCGGTGACATCTCGGTCGGCGCGAAGGGCTATCTCACGCTGAACCCGGTCAAGTACACGCATGCGCTGCTCAGCATCGTGCTCCCGGTGCTGTTCGTGATCATGGGCGGGATCGGGCTGCCCGGCGGGGCCGTCTTCATCGAGCGCGGGCGGATCCGGGGGCGGTGGCGGCACAGTCTGATCTCGGCCGCGGGTCCGCTGACGAACGTCCTGTTCGCCGTGGTGTGCACGGCGCCGTTCTGGCTGGACGCGCTGGACGGCGTACCGCGCGACTTCCGGCTGGCGCTGGCCTTCCTCGCGCTGCTCCAGGTGACGGCGGCGATCCTGAACTTCCTGCCGGTGCCGGGTCTGGACGGCTACGGGGTGATCGAGCCCTGGCTGTCGTACAACGTGCGGCGGCAGGTGGAGCCGCTCGCGCCGTTCGGGCTGCTGATCGTGTTCGCGCTGCTGTGGATCCCGGCCGTCAACGGGGTGTTCTTCGACGCGATCGACGCGATCCTGCGCGGGCTGGGGATCGGCGAGACCGACACGTACTGCGGCTTCGAGCTGTACCGGTTCTGGCAGACCGACGAGCTGTGCACGGTCGCCGGGTGA
- a CDS encoding ATP-binding cassette domain-containing protein: protein MKRIDDNPSAADRAVTVRGLVKHYGETKALDGVDLDVREGTVMGVLGPNGAGKTTLVRILSTLLAPDSGQAHVAGYDVVRQPRQLRRVIGLTGQYASVDEKLPGWENLYMIGRLLDLPRKESRARADELLERFSLTDAGKRPAATYSGGMRRRLDLAASMIGRPKVLFLDEPTTGLDPRTRNEVWDEVKRMVGDGVTVLLTTQYMEEAEQLASELTVVDRGQVIANGGIEELKAKVGGRTLRVRPADPLQLRPLAAFLDELGITGLAGSTVDTQRGDVLVPILSDEQLTAVVGAVTARGITIGSITTELPSLDEVFLSLTGHRASAPQDPAPTDAREEVAV from the coding sequence ATGAAGCGAATCGACGACAACCCCTCGGCCGCGGACCGCGCGGTCACCGTACGGGGGCTGGTCAAGCACTACGGCGAGACCAAGGCGCTGGACGGTGTCGACCTGGACGTGCGCGAGGGCACCGTGATGGGTGTGCTCGGACCGAACGGCGCCGGCAAGACCACCCTCGTCCGCATCCTGTCCACCCTCCTCGCACCCGACTCCGGCCAGGCGCACGTCGCCGGCTACGACGTCGTACGGCAGCCCCGGCAGCTGCGGCGGGTCATAGGTCTCACCGGGCAGTACGCGTCCGTGGACGAGAAGCTCCCCGGCTGGGAGAACCTGTACATGATCGGCCGGCTCCTGGACCTGCCCCGCAAGGAGTCGCGTGCCCGGGCCGACGAACTGCTGGAGCGGTTCTCGCTCACCGACGCCGGCAAGCGGCCCGCGGCCACCTACTCCGGCGGCATGCGGCGCCGCCTCGACCTGGCGGCGTCCATGATCGGGCGCCCGAAGGTCCTCTTCCTCGACGAGCCCACCACCGGCCTGGACCCCCGCACCCGCAACGAGGTGTGGGACGAGGTCAAGCGCATGGTCGGCGACGGCGTCACCGTGCTGCTCACCACCCAGTACATGGAGGAGGCCGAGCAGCTCGCCTCGGAGCTGACCGTCGTCGACCGCGGCCAGGTCATCGCGAACGGCGGCATCGAGGAGCTGAAGGCCAAGGTCGGCGGCCGCACCCTGCGCGTCCGCCCGGCCGACCCGCTGCAACTGCGCCCGCTCGCCGCCTTCCTGGACGAGCTGGGCATCACCGGGCTGGCCGGCAGCACGGTCGACACGCAGCGCGGCGACGTCCTGGTGCCGATCCTGAGCGACGAGCAGCTGACCGCCGTGGTCGGCGCGGTCACCGCGCGCGGCATCACCATCGGCTCCATCACCACCGAACTGCCCAGCCTGGACGAGGTCTTCCTGTCCCTCACCGGCCACCGCGCCAGTGCCCCGCAGGACCCCGCGCCCACCGACGCCCGCGAGGAGGTCGCCGTATGA